The following coding sequences lie in one Leptospira saintgironsiae genomic window:
- a CDS encoding ATP-dependent helicase, translating into MTASLESLNEKQKEAIETLNGPVLVIAGAGTGKTKTIVHRLSKLVESGIPAENILLLTFTRKASREMLTRAVSLLDKRCARVHGGTFHSFGSHILRKYAPVLGFSSQFSVLDESDTSDIFQLLRTEGEYAKQKSRFPSNDTLISLHSSIINRGKSLEELLEAEYPKFLDQESAIRKIFQEYADYKKQRSLLDYDDLLTYTRDLLNKNETVRKKVSEQYKYIMVDEFQDTNQIQAHIACLLALDHENILVVGDDAQSVYSFRGADVNGIFNFPKLFPKTKTIYLERNYRSTPSILNLANVVLANFREKYEKYLYTKNEDFQKPALVGYADELEEAEGIADLILERREDGVPLKDIAVLFRSGWNSNQLELVLSQRNIPFLKFGGKKFVESAHAKDYLSLLKIKENKTDSVSWLRVLLLLPGIGAAKARSILTDLERSGGNLERIISESKGATASHLKELNHLISDSEKDLKKLLGNFIDYYSPLLEKKYDDFKRRLEDLNAFLTLSQKYETLHEFLVDMSLEGPSRSLDKISPEEEDERLVLSTVHSSKGLEFDTVILLNVSEGSFPSGRGEKNLEEERRLFYVGITRAKKKLVLTYPQISQQKNSQYFNRVSRFVEEIREPEKVLDKSYINKKEEASGPSSSQNPQQTNDSDARKRLREFFGS; encoded by the coding sequence ATGACTGCCTCCTTAGAGTCACTTAACGAAAAACAAAAGGAAGCTATCGAGACCCTAAACGGCCCGGTTTTAGTGATCGCCGGTGCCGGAACTGGGAAAACAAAAACAATCGTCCACAGACTTTCCAAATTAGTCGAATCTGGCATTCCAGCCGAAAATATCCTACTTCTTACATTCACTCGCAAAGCATCCAGAGAAATGCTCACAAGAGCAGTATCTTTATTAGACAAACGTTGTGCCCGAGTCCACGGAGGAACATTCCATTCCTTCGGAAGCCATATTCTTAGAAAATATGCACCTGTTCTTGGATTCTCCTCTCAATTTTCAGTCTTGGACGAATCAGATACTTCTGATATATTCCAACTTTTAAGAACAGAAGGAGAATATGCAAAGCAGAAGTCTAGGTTCCCTTCTAACGATACATTGATCTCCCTCCACTCCTCTATCATCAATCGTGGCAAATCTTTAGAAGAATTATTAGAAGCAGAATATCCTAAGTTTTTGGACCAAGAATCTGCGATCCGTAAAATATTCCAAGAGTATGCAGATTATAAAAAGCAAAGATCTCTATTAGATTATGATGATCTATTGACCTATACAAGAGACCTTTTGAATAAGAATGAAACCGTCCGAAAAAAAGTCTCGGAACAATATAAATATATCATGGTAGATGAGTTCCAGGATACGAATCAAATCCAAGCTCATATCGCATGTTTACTTGCATTGGATCATGAAAACATTTTAGTTGTTGGCGATGATGCCCAAAGTGTATATTCCTTCCGAGGAGCGGATGTAAATGGAATATTCAATTTTCCAAAATTATTTCCTAAAACAAAAACAATCTATTTAGAAAGAAATTACAGAAGCACTCCATCTATCTTAAACTTAGCAAATGTTGTCCTGGCTAATTTTAGGGAAAAATACGAGAAGTATCTATATACTAAAAATGAAGACTTCCAAAAGCCTGCGCTCGTCGGTTATGCGGACGAATTAGAAGAGGCAGAAGGAATCGCAGATCTGATCTTAGAAAGAAGAGAAGATGGCGTTCCTTTAAAAGATATTGCAGTCCTATTTAGATCCGGATGGAATTCGAATCAACTAGAGCTCGTCCTTTCCCAGAGAAATATTCCGTTCTTAAAATTCGGCGGAAAGAAGTTTGTAGAAAGCGCACATGCAAAGGACTACCTTTCTCTTCTAAAAATTAAAGAGAATAAGACAGACTCGGTTTCTTGGCTGAGAGTTTTGTTACTTCTTCCTGGGATTGGAGCTGCAAAAGCAAGATCAATCCTAACAGACTTAGAAAGATCAGGTGGAAATTTAGAAAGGATTATTTCAGAATCCAAAGGCGCCACAGCATCTCATTTAAAAGAATTAAATCATCTAATCAGCGATTCGGAAAAAGACTTAAAAAAACTTTTAGGGAACTTTATAGATTATTATTCTCCCCTACTCGAAAAAAAATATGATGATTTCAAAAGAAGATTAGAAGATCTGAATGCATTCTTAACACTTTCTCAGAAATACGAAACCTTACACGAATTTTTAGTGGATATGAGTTTAGAAGGGCCCAGCCGTAGCCTCGATAAAATCTCTCCAGAGGAAGAAGATGAAAGATTGGTTTTATCTACAGTTCATTCTTCTAAAGGATTAGAATTTGATACTGTAATTCTATTAAATGTTTCAGAAGGTTCTTTCCCTTCCGGAAGAGGAGAAAAAAACTTAGAAGAAGAAAGAAGATTATTTTACGTAGGGATCACAAGAGCCAAAAAGAAATTGGTTCTCACCTACCCTCAAATCTCCCAACAGAAAAATTCGCAATATTTCAATAGAGTTTCGAGATTTGTAGAAGAGATTAGAGAACCTGAAAAAGTATTAGATAAAAGTTATATCAATAAAAAAGAAGAAGCCTCAGGTCCTTCTTCATCCCAAAATCCTCAACAAACCAATGATTCAGATGCCAGAAAGAGACTTAGAGAGTTTTTCGGTTCCTGA
- a CDS encoding VWA containing CoxE family protein: protein MFFPFFYRLKSSGVPISTVELLDFLKATDTLTKNKTFLSLNEFYRVSRLCLVKDVKYYDAFDLVFTELFGERGVLKESFRKEMMDWLSTIFENPNKLPPGMIPPEELWKEFLDRLQNQKGEHHGGNKWIGTGGSSPFGHSGVNPGGVRIGGEGGGKSAVFQAMERKYKDYRTDEQLDVRQIKIALKKLRNLRKEGIPEFHLPKTVDATCKNAGDPELVFDRTRKNGIKVLLLMDTGGSMTPYAERVSKLFSAAHQMNHFKEFGHYYFHNSVYDSVYPKGDLRYPVPLKNLFKKHKDDTKVIIVGDAYMAPYELLDPSYGFYHSRFRQESKLPEHPESGLDSFKRIKSHWADTIWMNPEPKRYWDAPTIYELKKVFPMFFLSVDGLEDGIRELLGKR from the coding sequence TTGTTTTTCCCTTTTTTCTACAGGCTAAAATCATCTGGGGTTCCAATCTCCACTGTGGAACTTTTGGATTTCCTTAAAGCAACTGATACACTTACCAAGAACAAAACATTTCTTTCTTTAAATGAGTTCTATAGAGTTTCCAGACTCTGTCTAGTAAAAGACGTTAAATATTACGACGCATTTGATCTTGTATTTACCGAATTATTCGGAGAAAGAGGTGTGCTTAAAGAATCTTTCCGTAAGGAAATGATGGATTGGCTTTCTACAATATTCGAAAATCCGAATAAACTCCCCCCAGGTATGATCCCTCCAGAAGAACTCTGGAAAGAGTTTTTAGATAGACTCCAAAATCAAAAAGGAGAACACCATGGCGGGAACAAATGGATCGGCACTGGAGGAAGTTCTCCTTTCGGACATTCCGGAGTAAATCCAGGAGGAGTACGAATCGGTGGAGAAGGCGGTGGAAAGTCAGCTGTCTTCCAAGCGATGGAAAGAAAGTATAAGGACTACAGAACAGACGAACAGCTGGATGTTCGACAAATTAAGATTGCACTTAAAAAACTCAGGAACTTAAGGAAGGAAGGTATCCCAGAGTTTCATCTTCCTAAAACTGTGGATGCAACTTGCAAGAATGCAGGAGATCCTGAGCTTGTATTTGATCGAACCAGAAAGAATGGGATCAAAGTATTACTTTTAATGGATACTGGTGGGAGTATGACTCCTTACGCTGAGAGAGTAAGTAAACTATTTTCGGCAGCTCACCAGATGAATCATTTTAAGGAATTTGGACATTATTATTTTCATAATTCTGTTTACGATTCAGTATATCCTAAGGGAGATCTTCGATATCCTGTTCCTCTAAAAAATCTTTTTAAAAAACATAAAGACGATACAAAGGTAATCATAGTGGGGGATGCCTATATGGCTCCTTATGAACTTTTGGATCCTTCTTACGGATTCTATCATTCTAGGTTTAGGCAGGAGTCAAAACTTCCTGAACATCCAGAATCAGGACTGGATAGTTTTAAACGGATCAAATCCCACTGGGCCGACACGATCTGGATGAATCCTGAACCGAAAAGATATTGGGACGCTCCTACCATCTACGAACTCAAAAAAGTATTTCCAATGTTTTTCTTAAGTGTAGATGGATTGGAAGATGGGATACGAGAACTTTTAGGGAAAAGATAA
- a CDS encoding 2-isopropylmalate synthase codes for MNSNLDFVRIFDTTLRDGEQCPGAAMSENEKIEIALQLAKMNVDVIEAGFPVSSPVQFQAVQRISREVEGPIIAALARAVRPDLESAAKAIIPAKKRRIHTFIASSPIHMKFKLGKDPAEVLKMAVEAVKICRDHVDDVEFSPEDATRSEPEFLRELCEAVIEAGATTINIPDTVGYTTPYEYGELFKFLIQNVKGSEKAIFSAHCHNDLGLATSNSLAAILNGARQVECTVNGIGERAGNTAMEEVVMALRTRKDKFGIQTRIQTEEIAKASYLVKTITGMVVQPNKAVVGANAFAHESGIHQDGVLKNRETYEIMTPESVGIQSNRMVLGRHSGRAGFKDRIVRLGFSPHPEELEAAYQRFLEIADRKKEIFDEDIRALFADESRKSSNDKYVLESFHVTTGTKSTPTASIRLSIEGNLKEESATGDGPVDSIFKAIQKATISDVELIKLVISPVTEGQDALAEASVTLEKHGERVVGKASSTDIIEACSQAYISALNRFSMN; via the coding sequence ATGAACTCAAATTTGGATTTTGTTCGGATTTTCGATACCACTCTCCGCGACGGAGAACAATGCCCAGGCGCGGCAATGAGCGAGAATGAGAAGATAGAGATCGCACTCCAACTTGCTAAAATGAATGTGGATGTGATCGAAGCAGGTTTCCCGGTTTCTTCTCCAGTCCAATTCCAAGCAGTCCAAAGAATTTCCAGAGAGGTCGAAGGCCCAATCATCGCGGCACTCGCAAGAGCAGTTCGTCCAGACTTAGAATCTGCTGCAAAAGCAATCATCCCTGCTAAAAAAAGAAGAATTCATACTTTTATCGCATCTTCTCCTATCCATATGAAATTCAAACTAGGCAAAGATCCTGCTGAAGTTTTGAAAATGGCTGTCGAAGCAGTTAAGATCTGCAGAGACCATGTAGACGATGTGGAATTTTCTCCAGAAGATGCAACTCGTTCAGAGCCAGAGTTCCTTAGAGAACTTTGTGAAGCAGTGATTGAAGCCGGTGCTACCACAATCAATATCCCGGACACTGTAGGATATACAACACCGTACGAATACGGAGAATTATTCAAATTTTTGATCCAGAATGTAAAAGGAAGTGAGAAGGCAATCTTCTCAGCACATTGCCATAATGATCTAGGACTTGCAACTTCCAATAGCCTTGCTGCCATCTTAAATGGAGCAAGACAGGTAGAATGTACTGTAAACGGTATCGGAGAAAGAGCCGGCAATACCGCAATGGAAGAAGTGGTCATGGCACTTCGTACGCGTAAGGATAAATTCGGAATACAAACCAGGATCCAAACAGAAGAGATCGCAAAAGCTTCCTATCTAGTTAAAACGATCACTGGAATGGTGGTACAGCCTAACAAAGCAGTTGTAGGTGCAAACGCATTTGCTCATGAGTCAGGAATCCACCAAGACGGTGTTTTGAAAAATAGAGAAACCTATGAGATCATGACTCCAGAAAGTGTTGGGATCCAATCCAACAGAATGGTGCTCGGAAGACATAGCGGAAGAGCCGGTTTCAAAGATAGGATCGTTCGTTTAGGATTTAGTCCTCACCCAGAAGAATTAGAAGCAGCCTACCAAAGATTTTTAGAGATTGCAGATCGTAAAAAGGAAATTTTCGACGAGGATATTCGCGCACTATTTGCTGATGAATCCAGAAAATCTTCCAACGATAAATATGTATTAGAAAGTTTTCATGTAACTACAGGAACTAAGAGTACTCCTACTGCAAGTATCCGACTTTCTATCGAAGGAAATCTAAAAGAAGAATCTGCAACAGGGGATGGTCCAGTTGATTCTATCTTCAAAGCAATCCAGAAAGCAACTATCTCCGATGTAGAACTAATTAAGCTCGTAATCTCTCCAGTAACAGAAGGACAAGACGCTTTGGCAGAAGCATCCGTTACTTTAGAAAAACATGGAGAACGAGTTGTAGGGAAAGCAAGCTCCACTGATATTATTGAGGCTTGTTCTCAAGCATATATCTCTGCATTAAATCGTTTTTCTATGAATTGA
- a CDS encoding LIC14007 family protein, whose product MKVYSADRVPNSADYNLYVTEGSAKTRLSLFEPDLPGYFELAENDKILKSLAYTVLLNYTQDREFALRNTNRFLNFLSDIVHRDSWFFLANRVEQFIKDVENFGVEISYDF is encoded by the coding sequence ATGAAAGTATACTCAGCAGATAGAGTGCCGAATTCAGCAGATTATAATTTATACGTAACCGAAGGGAGCGCCAAAACCAGGCTTAGTTTATTCGAGCCTGATCTTCCTGGGTATTTCGAATTAGCTGAAAATGATAAAATTCTAAAGTCTTTGGCATATACAGTTCTTCTAAATTACACCCAAGACAGGGAATTCGCACTCAGGAATACAAATCGTTTCTTAAATTTTTTAAGTGATATTGTTCATAGAGATTCTTGGTTCTTTCTGGCCAATCGAGTTGAACAGTTTATTAAGGACGTAGAGAATTTCGGAGTCGAAATTTCCTACGACTTTTGA
- a CDS encoding YceI family protein codes for MSYLLRFLILFLLSVSSIFSEELKLQESIINFIAIHPFKTVNGKCSGAIVSPMILTQGANGLQIPKLVKIEIPISQIKSGDENRDEHIIESLGYPTITNISFISTSITAKENEWTITGNLTVKGKTKTVKTLATIQKEGQETILSGKFQVLMSDFDVERPSLLFATAKDEVSIDYRFILKP; via the coding sequence GTGTCTTATCTTTTACGTTTTCTGATTTTGTTCTTATTAAGTGTCTCTTCGATTTTTTCAGAAGAATTAAAACTGCAAGAATCTATTATCAATTTTATAGCAATCCATCCTTTCAAAACGGTGAATGGAAAATGTTCCGGCGCTATTGTGAGTCCTATGATATTAACTCAAGGTGCAAATGGTTTACAAATCCCTAAACTTGTAAAAATAGAGATCCCAATTTCCCAAATTAAATCCGGGGATGAAAATAGAGATGAGCATATTATAGAGTCTCTAGGATATCCTACAATAACCAATATCAGTTTTATAAGTACATCTATTACTGCGAAAGAGAATGAATGGACAATCACTGGAAATTTGACAGTTAAGGGTAAGACTAAAACAGTTAAGACACTGGCGACAATTCAGAAAGAAGGGCAAGAAACTATCCTTTCCGGAAAATTCCAAGTTTTGATGAGTGATTTTGATGTGGAAAGACCTAGTTTACTATTTGCGACCGCAAAGGACGAGGTAAGTATTGATTATAGGTTCATTCTAAAACCTTAA
- a CDS encoding FAD-dependent oxidoreductase codes for MSSLDISPIFRPIDIGAETIPNRIIMGSMHLGLEGMPKTADRMAAFYGKRFEGGVGLITTGGISVNAEGKGSNIFFDFQKEEDCQELEKVASILKPMGIFCAQLFHAGRYAYHRELVGPSALRAPINRFIPKELSTEDAWRTIRDFGSSALRAKQVGFRAVEVMASEGYLVNQFFSEVTNKRSDEFGGSPENRRRFAIETMKEVRKQVGPGYPVIVRMSGIDLIPGNPTFEEVISLAKELKEAGADALNIGIGWHESRIPTISQLVPRGAWAKIAGKIKASVPGIPIIASNRINMPETIIQVLNAGEADIVSMARPFLADAEIVNKIKENQTERVNTCVACNQACLDHTFKEEMVSCLVNPSANRELDWKSLPQAKRQRVVVVGSGPGGMESARVAALRGHEVILLEASGKLGGQLNLAAAIPGKFEFFETIRYFQNELPRLKVDIRLNTKADLKMLDDLKPDAVIFATGVLPRNLNLPGLEKKPHASYVEFLNGTFKPGSKVAIIGGGGIGVDVAHKLTEEKDPDIPTYFEKYNVNSYTQAVIQPETAHRKVSILRRNGKVGAGLGATTSWALLQELQSKGVDFLSSLTYKEVNDQGLVIETKKEGAKTLECDSIILCAGQTSDTSLYDIFNKERSNIPSYLIGGAKDASGIDAKRAMLEGYLAASKIGTEQN; via the coding sequence ATGTCTTCTTTAGATATTTCCCCAATCTTTCGCCCGATAGATATCGGAGCCGAAACTATTCCTAATCGTATTATCATGGGATCCATGCACTTGGGTTTGGAAGGAATGCCCAAAACTGCAGATAGAATGGCTGCATTCTATGGTAAAAGATTCGAAGGAGGAGTTGGACTCATTACCACCGGAGGAATTTCGGTGAATGCAGAAGGAAAAGGTTCTAATATATTTTTCGATTTCCAAAAGGAAGAAGACTGCCAAGAACTTGAAAAAGTCGCCTCCATTCTCAAACCAATGGGAATTTTTTGCGCACAATTATTTCATGCAGGAAGATATGCCTACCACAGAGAACTTGTAGGACCTTCTGCGCTACGCGCACCTATCAACAGGTTCATACCAAAAGAACTTTCTACAGAGGATGCTTGGAGAACAATCCGCGATTTCGGATCTTCCGCATTACGCGCTAAACAAGTTGGTTTCAGAGCGGTAGAAGTGATGGCTTCAGAAGGATATTTGGTAAACCAATTCTTCTCCGAAGTTACAAACAAAAGATCAGACGAATTCGGTGGTTCTCCTGAAAACCGCAGACGATTTGCGATCGAGACAATGAAAGAAGTCCGCAAACAAGTTGGACCAGGTTATCCAGTCATCGTAAGAATGTCAGGGATTGATTTGATCCCAGGCAACCCAACTTTTGAAGAGGTGATATCACTTGCTAAAGAATTAAAAGAAGCAGGAGCAGATGCACTTAATATCGGGATTGGTTGGCATGAGTCTCGTATTCCTACTATTTCTCAATTAGTTCCAAGAGGTGCTTGGGCAAAGATTGCCGGCAAAATAAAAGCATCCGTTCCAGGAATTCCAATCATCGCTTCTAACAGGATCAATATGCCGGAGACAATCATCCAAGTATTGAATGCTGGAGAAGCGGACATTGTGAGTATGGCAAGACCATTCTTAGCAGATGCAGAAATCGTAAATAAGATCAAAGAAAACCAAACAGAAAGAGTGAATACATGTGTGGCTTGTAACCAAGCTTGTTTGGATCATACTTTCAAAGAAGAAATGGTTTCTTGTTTGGTAAACCCTTCTGCAAATAGAGAGTTAGACTGGAAATCTCTTCCTCAGGCAAAAAGACAAAGAGTGGTAGTAGTTGGTTCTGGTCCTGGAGGAATGGAATCTGCAAGAGTTGCCGCTTTACGTGGCCACGAAGTTATTCTCTTAGAAGCTTCTGGAAAATTAGGAGGCCAATTAAATTTGGCTGCTGCTATTCCAGGTAAATTTGAATTTTTTGAAACAATCCGATATTTCCAAAACGAACTTCCTCGTTTAAAAGTGGATATTCGTCTGAATACAAAGGCGGATCTAAAAATGTTGGATGATCTTAAACCGGATGCGGTAATTTTCGCAACTGGAGTTCTTCCTAGAAACCTGAACCTCCCTGGTTTAGAGAAAAAACCACATGCAAGTTATGTTGAGTTCCTTAATGGAACATTCAAACCAGGTTCCAAAGTTGCTATCATCGGCGGCGGAGGGATTGGTGTGGACGTGGCTCACAAACTTACCGAGGAAAAGGATCCGGATATTCCTACCTACTTCGAAAAGTATAATGTGAACTCTTATACACAAGCAGTGATCCAACCTGAAACAGCACATAGAAAAGTTTCTATTCTCAGAAGGAATGGAAAAGTAGGAGCAGGTCTTGGAGCAACAACCTCTTGGGCACTTCTGCAAGAATTACAATCCAAAGGTGTGGATTTCCTTTCTTCTCTTACCTATAAAGAAGTAAATGATCAAGGTCTTGTGATTGAGACCAAAAAAGAAGGAGCAAAAACTTTAGAATGTGATTCTATCATTCTTTGCGCCGGACAAACAAGTGATACTTCTTTGTATGATATATTTAACAAAGAAAGAAGTAATATTCCTTCTTATCTGATCGGTGGAGCAAAAGATGCCTCTGGAATAGATGCTAAACGTGCTATGTTAGAAGGTTATTTGGCAGCTTCTAAGATCGGAACAGAACAAAACTAA
- a CDS encoding SprT-like domain-containing protein, translated as MPERDLESFSVPDSSPDRNWEELLVSIWDSLKIKSRRFKESQVRSVEIKFYPYKNGNHSVSYHNGLLRAKFHTSLMDAREETILSFVSLLISKLLGLKPKPAWKEEVAEFLNSLPESELTNFKKLKETGVAYDLKVILEKISSFYFPKMDAKLLSIGWADRLGKRRLGSYEKRNMNIRISPILDHTDVPLYVLEHVVHHEILHHILPSRVKNGQNSIHSPEFKRKEKEYVRYREAINWLKMEYPKFLIKNQREIGLRLKSEFYG; from the coding sequence ATGCCAGAAAGAGACTTAGAGAGTTTTTCGGTTCCTGATTCGAGTCCAGATCGAAACTGGGAAGAACTTCTGGTTTCTATTTGGGATTCCTTAAAAATTAAATCCAGGCGTTTTAAAGAAAGCCAGGTCCGTTCCGTAGAAATTAAATTTTATCCATATAAAAACGGAAATCATTCTGTATCTTACCATAATGGTCTTTTGAGAGCCAAATTTCATACTTCCTTAATGGATGCAAGAGAAGAGACAATATTATCCTTTGTTTCATTACTCATTTCTAAATTGTTGGGACTCAAACCAAAGCCAGCCTGGAAAGAAGAAGTTGCCGAATTCCTAAATTCACTTCCAGAGTCCGAGCTTACAAATTTTAAAAAATTAAAGGAAACCGGGGTAGCTTACGATCTAAAGGTAATTTTAGAAAAAATTTCTTCTTTCTATTTTCCTAAAATGGATGCAAAACTTTTGTCCATTGGCTGGGCAGATCGGTTGGGAAAAAGAAGACTGGGTAGTTACGAAAAACGGAATATGAATATACGTATCAGCCCAATTCTTGACCATACAGACGTTCCACTTTACGTCCTGGAGCACGTGGTACATCACGAAATTCTACATCATATTCTTCCTAGCCGAGTCAAAAACGGCCAAAACTCAATCCATAGCCCCGAATTCAAACGTAAGGAAAAAGAATACGTTAGATACAGAGAGGCCATAAATTGGTTGAAAATGGAATATCCTAAGTTTCTAATAAAAAACCAAAGAGAAATCGGCCTTAGGCTTAAATCAGAATTTTACGGATAA
- a CDS encoding FKBP-type peptidyl-prolyl cis-trans isomerase, whose translation MNPRVVTFHYKLTDKEGTEIDSSQGSHPLSYLEGTGQIIAGLEDEIKGMNAGDKKVISVNADKAYGQKNPELVFDVPKSQFPEGEELSVGMMFQTDEPDTVYTITDIKGESVIVDGNHPLAGVDLIFDVQIVNIRTATDEEVSHGHVHGEGGHHHH comes from the coding sequence ATGAACCCTAGAGTAGTGACTTTTCACTATAAATTAACAGATAAAGAAGGAACCGAAATCGATTCTTCTCAAGGAAGCCATCCCCTTTCTTATCTGGAAGGAACCGGACAGATCATTGCCGGTCTTGAAGATGAAATCAAAGGTATGAATGCTGGAGATAAAAAAGTAATCTCCGTTAATGCTGATAAGGCTTATGGCCAAAAAAATCCTGAATTAGTTTTTGATGTGCCTAAAAGCCAATTCCCTGAAGGGGAAGAATTGAGTGTTGGAATGATGTTCCAAACTGACGAGCCGGATACTGTTTATACGATTACTGATATCAAGGGAGAATCTGTGATCGTGGACGGAAACCATCCTCTAGCTGGGGTGGATCTGATTTTCGACGTTCAGATCGTAAATATCAGAACAGCAACCGACGAGGAAGTGAGTCACGGACATGTTCACGGTGAGGGGGGACATCACCACCACTGA
- a CDS encoding queuosine precursor transporter: MQFHRPFKLFFVLGSIFITFLLMAEVTGSKWFQVVIGSKALTMTLGVIPFPITFIVTDLLNEYYGRRGVRYLTLVGMVMIVLAFFLLQLDMAIPAAGNSPVDDHSFQVVFFNTGQVITGSIVAYLIGQLVDIQVFHLIRKKTKNKLLWLRATGSTIFSQLLDSYVVIFVAYWGTYDFQTLNSISYTNFFYKIFIAIGITPLIYLAHYWIEKYLGEDAHKMAEAALKEGKEEVQPYPG; encoded by the coding sequence ATGCAGTTTCACCGGCCTTTCAAACTATTTTTCGTTTTAGGTTCCATCTTTATAACCTTCCTTTTGATGGCAGAGGTGACTGGCTCTAAATGGTTCCAAGTGGTGATCGGAAGTAAGGCCTTGACCATGACCTTGGGAGTAATTCCCTTCCCGATCACATTTATTGTAACGGACCTCTTGAATGAGTATTATGGAAGAAGAGGTGTTAGATACCTAACCTTGGTAGGAATGGTAATGATCGTATTAGCATTCTTCCTTCTTCAATTGGATATGGCCATCCCAGCAGCAGGGAACTCACCTGTAGACGACCATTCCTTTCAGGTTGTATTCTTTAATACAGGGCAAGTGATCACTGGTTCTATCGTTGCCTATCTGATCGGGCAGCTTGTGGACATCCAAGTCTTCCATTTAATCCGTAAAAAGACTAAAAACAAACTTCTTTGGTTGAGAGCCACAGGTTCCACCATCTTCTCCCAACTTTTGGATTCTTATGTCGTTATTTTTGTAGCTTACTGGGGAACTTACGACTTCCAAACGCTAAATTCTATCTCTTATACAAACTTCTTCTATAAGATCTTTATTGCGATCGGGATCACTCCTTTGATCTATCTGGCTCATTATTGGATTGAAAAGTATCTAGGAGAAGACGCTCATAAAATGGCAGAAGCGGCTCTTAAAGAAGGAAAAGAAGAAGTCCAGCCTTATCCTGGCTGA